One segment of Macrotis lagotis isolate mMagLag1 chromosome 1, bilby.v1.9.chrom.fasta, whole genome shotgun sequence DNA contains the following:
- the TRIM13 gene encoding E3 ubiquitin-protein ligase TRIM13 isoform X1, which produces MPGPNPLGSRAGAPGLRLPIRYPPPPVPDMMELLEEDLTCPVCCSLFDDPRVLPCSHNFCKKCLEGILEGNVRNMLWRQSPFKCPTCRKETSAAGVNSLQVNYSLKGIVEKYNKIKVSPKMPVCKGHAGQPLNIFCLTDMQLICGICATRGSHTKHVFCSIEDAYAQEKSAFETLFQGFETWRRGDALSQLDALESCKRKSLQLLTKDSDKVKEFFEKLQHTLEQKKNEILSDFETMKLVVMQTYDPEISKLNSILQEQRMAFNIAEAFKDVSEPIVFLQQMQEFREKLKIIKETPLPSSNLPVNPIFKNFDTSQWERIKLVDVDKMSLPQETIQFTSKIPSRFYQIFMVLCLVGLLVYFTTTVSLDGSLFDEFAIWKTHLFSFSSCYLTESAEIVDQAILYWEQVVDGASVFSERFKNYTMVLLNGVAEFLCNYKLL; this is translated from the coding sequence GATATGATGGAGCTACTGGAGGAAGACCTCACATGCCCTGTTTGTTGCAGCTTGTTTGATGATCCCCGGGTTTTGCCCTGCTCTCACAATTTCTGCAAAAAATGCCTGGAAGGTATTTTGGAGGGTAATGTCCGGAATATGCTGTGGAGACAATCCCCTTTCAAGTGCCCCACTTGCCGGAAGGAAACCTCAGCTGCTGGAGTCAATAGCCTGCAGGTCAATTACTCCCTGAAAGGAATTGTGGAGAAGTATAACAAGATCAAAGTCTCTCCCAAAATGCCTGTGTGCAAGGGTCATGCAGGACAGCCCCTCAATATCTTCTGTTTGACAGACATGCAGCTCATCTGTGGCATATGTGCCACTCGTGGAAGCCACACCAAGCACGTCTTCTGCTCTATTGAAGATGCCTATGCTCAGGAAAAGAGTGCCTTTGAGACACTGTTCCAAGGTTTTGAGACCTGGCGAAGGGGAGATGCTCTTTCTCAGCTGGATGCCTTAGAGTCATGCAAGAGGAAATCCCTGCAACTCTTGACTAAGGATTCAGATAAGGTGAAGGAGTTCTTTGAGAAACTGCAGCACACTTTAGAGCAAAAGAAGAATGAGATCCTGTCTGACTTTGAGACCATGAAGCTAGTAGTCATGCAGACCTATGACCCAGAGATCAGCAAGCTCAATTCAATCTTGCAGGAGCAACGGATGGCTTTTAACATTGCAGAAGCCTTCAAGGATGTATCAGAACCAATTGTATTCCTACAGCAGATGCAAGAATTTAGGGAAAAACTCAAAATCATCAAGGAAACCCCTTTACCTTCCTCTAATTTGCCTGTAAACCctatatttaagaattttgatacTAGTCAGTGGGAGAGAATAAAACTAGTAGATGTGGACAAAATGTCATTGCCTCAAGAAACTATCCAATTTACCAGCAAGATTCCTTCCCGATTTTATCAGATATTTATGGTGCTTTGTCTAGTTGGCCTTCTTGTTTACTTCACTACTACAGTGAGCCTGGATGGGTCTTTATTTGATGAATTTGCAATTTGGAAAACCCATCTTTTCAGCTTCAGCTCCTGTTATTTGACAGAATCAGCAGAAATTGTAGATCAAGCAATTTTGTATTGGGAACAGGTGGTGGATGGGGCTTCTGTTTTTAGTGAAAGGTTCAAGAATTACACTATGGTTTTGCTGAATGGTGTGGCAGAATTTCTTTGCAACTATAAACTATTATAA
- the TRIM13 gene encoding E3 ubiquitin-protein ligase TRIM13 isoform X2, with protein sequence MEVLCSWLKEVSFPKDMMELLEEDLTCPVCCSLFDDPRVLPCSHNFCKKCLEGILEGNVRNMLWRQSPFKCPTCRKETSAAGVNSLQVNYSLKGIVEKYNKIKVSPKMPVCKGHAGQPLNIFCLTDMQLICGICATRGSHTKHVFCSIEDAYAQEKSAFETLFQGFETWRRGDALSQLDALESCKRKSLQLLTKDSDKVKEFFEKLQHTLEQKKNEILSDFETMKLVVMQTYDPEISKLNSILQEQRMAFNIAEAFKDVSEPIVFLQQMQEFREKLKIIKETPLPSSNLPVNPIFKNFDTSQWERIKLVDVDKMSLPQETIQFTSKIPSRFYQIFMVLCLVGLLVYFTTTVSLDGSLFDEFAIWKTHLFSFSSCYLTESAEIVDQAILYWEQVVDGASVFSERFKNYTMVLLNGVAEFLCNYKLL encoded by the coding sequence GATATGATGGAGCTACTGGAGGAAGACCTCACATGCCCTGTTTGTTGCAGCTTGTTTGATGATCCCCGGGTTTTGCCCTGCTCTCACAATTTCTGCAAAAAATGCCTGGAAGGTATTTTGGAGGGTAATGTCCGGAATATGCTGTGGAGACAATCCCCTTTCAAGTGCCCCACTTGCCGGAAGGAAACCTCAGCTGCTGGAGTCAATAGCCTGCAGGTCAATTACTCCCTGAAAGGAATTGTGGAGAAGTATAACAAGATCAAAGTCTCTCCCAAAATGCCTGTGTGCAAGGGTCATGCAGGACAGCCCCTCAATATCTTCTGTTTGACAGACATGCAGCTCATCTGTGGCATATGTGCCACTCGTGGAAGCCACACCAAGCACGTCTTCTGCTCTATTGAAGATGCCTATGCTCAGGAAAAGAGTGCCTTTGAGACACTGTTCCAAGGTTTTGAGACCTGGCGAAGGGGAGATGCTCTTTCTCAGCTGGATGCCTTAGAGTCATGCAAGAGGAAATCCCTGCAACTCTTGACTAAGGATTCAGATAAGGTGAAGGAGTTCTTTGAGAAACTGCAGCACACTTTAGAGCAAAAGAAGAATGAGATCCTGTCTGACTTTGAGACCATGAAGCTAGTAGTCATGCAGACCTATGACCCAGAGATCAGCAAGCTCAATTCAATCTTGCAGGAGCAACGGATGGCTTTTAACATTGCAGAAGCCTTCAAGGATGTATCAGAACCAATTGTATTCCTACAGCAGATGCAAGAATTTAGGGAAAAACTCAAAATCATCAAGGAAACCCCTTTACCTTCCTCTAATTTGCCTGTAAACCctatatttaagaattttgatacTAGTCAGTGGGAGAGAATAAAACTAGTAGATGTGGACAAAATGTCATTGCCTCAAGAAACTATCCAATTTACCAGCAAGATTCCTTCCCGATTTTATCAGATATTTATGGTGCTTTGTCTAGTTGGCCTTCTTGTTTACTTCACTACTACAGTGAGCCTGGATGGGTCTTTATTTGATGAATTTGCAATTTGGAAAACCCATCTTTTCAGCTTCAGCTCCTGTTATTTGACAGAATCAGCAGAAATTGTAGATCAAGCAATTTTGTATTGGGAACAGGTGGTGGATGGGGCTTCTGTTTTTAGTGAAAGGTTCAAGAATTACACTATGGTTTTGCTGAATGGTGTGGCAGAATTTCTTTGCAACTATAAACTATTATAA
- the TRIM13 gene encoding E3 ubiquitin-protein ligase TRIM13 isoform X3 — translation MMELLEEDLTCPVCCSLFDDPRVLPCSHNFCKKCLEGILEGNVRNMLWRQSPFKCPTCRKETSAAGVNSLQVNYSLKGIVEKYNKIKVSPKMPVCKGHAGQPLNIFCLTDMQLICGICATRGSHTKHVFCSIEDAYAQEKSAFETLFQGFETWRRGDALSQLDALESCKRKSLQLLTKDSDKVKEFFEKLQHTLEQKKNEILSDFETMKLVVMQTYDPEISKLNSILQEQRMAFNIAEAFKDVSEPIVFLQQMQEFREKLKIIKETPLPSSNLPVNPIFKNFDTSQWERIKLVDVDKMSLPQETIQFTSKIPSRFYQIFMVLCLVGLLVYFTTTVSLDGSLFDEFAIWKTHLFSFSSCYLTESAEIVDQAILYWEQVVDGASVFSERFKNYTMVLLNGVAEFLCNYKLL, via the coding sequence ATGATGGAGCTACTGGAGGAAGACCTCACATGCCCTGTTTGTTGCAGCTTGTTTGATGATCCCCGGGTTTTGCCCTGCTCTCACAATTTCTGCAAAAAATGCCTGGAAGGTATTTTGGAGGGTAATGTCCGGAATATGCTGTGGAGACAATCCCCTTTCAAGTGCCCCACTTGCCGGAAGGAAACCTCAGCTGCTGGAGTCAATAGCCTGCAGGTCAATTACTCCCTGAAAGGAATTGTGGAGAAGTATAACAAGATCAAAGTCTCTCCCAAAATGCCTGTGTGCAAGGGTCATGCAGGACAGCCCCTCAATATCTTCTGTTTGACAGACATGCAGCTCATCTGTGGCATATGTGCCACTCGTGGAAGCCACACCAAGCACGTCTTCTGCTCTATTGAAGATGCCTATGCTCAGGAAAAGAGTGCCTTTGAGACACTGTTCCAAGGTTTTGAGACCTGGCGAAGGGGAGATGCTCTTTCTCAGCTGGATGCCTTAGAGTCATGCAAGAGGAAATCCCTGCAACTCTTGACTAAGGATTCAGATAAGGTGAAGGAGTTCTTTGAGAAACTGCAGCACACTTTAGAGCAAAAGAAGAATGAGATCCTGTCTGACTTTGAGACCATGAAGCTAGTAGTCATGCAGACCTATGACCCAGAGATCAGCAAGCTCAATTCAATCTTGCAGGAGCAACGGATGGCTTTTAACATTGCAGAAGCCTTCAAGGATGTATCAGAACCAATTGTATTCCTACAGCAGATGCAAGAATTTAGGGAAAAACTCAAAATCATCAAGGAAACCCCTTTACCTTCCTCTAATTTGCCTGTAAACCctatatttaagaattttgatacTAGTCAGTGGGAGAGAATAAAACTAGTAGATGTGGACAAAATGTCATTGCCTCAAGAAACTATCCAATTTACCAGCAAGATTCCTTCCCGATTTTATCAGATATTTATGGTGCTTTGTCTAGTTGGCCTTCTTGTTTACTTCACTACTACAGTGAGCCTGGATGGGTCTTTATTTGATGAATTTGCAATTTGGAAAACCCATCTTTTCAGCTTCAGCTCCTGTTATTTGACAGAATCAGCAGAAATTGTAGATCAAGCAATTTTGTATTGGGAACAGGTGGTGGATGGGGCTTCTGTTTTTAGTGAAAGGTTCAAGAATTACACTATGGTTTTGCTGAATGGTGTGGCAGAATTTCTTTGCAACTATAAACTATTATAA
- the KCNRG gene encoding potassium channel regulatory protein — protein sequence MGSQELVTLNVGGKTFTTRLSTIRQFPMSRLARMLDGQDQEFKLVNGQIFVDRDGLLFSYILDFLRTRLLSLPTDFSDYPRLRREANFYELDPLVELLDQELLKPKAEILEVRFMCQDTRAFFRVFGSCSSTVEMLTGRITVFVEQSSIQTWSDSSLPPQTTLLPFPPQRPSYHDLVFQCGCDNTTGSQAEARYVSIKPDNRKLANGTNVLGLLVDTLLKEGFHLVSTRTVSSEDNVECYNFERMNRLEDLTMSERMKPQPTTAAQLVPVQSQRKK from the exons ATGGGCAGTCAGGAACTGGTCACTTTGAACGTAGGAGGGAAGACTTTCACAACTCGGCTTTCTACCATACGACAGTTCCCCATGTCTCGGCTGGCACGCATGTTAGATGGTCAGGACCAAGAATTCAAGTTGGTAAATGGTCAGATTTTTGTGGACAGAGATGGATTGTTGTTCAGTTACATCTTGGATTTCCTGAGAACTAGACTTCTTTCTTTACCCACTGACTTTTCAGATTATCCAAGACTCCGAAGGGAGGCTAATTTCTATGAACTTGATCCTCTGGTTGAACTTCTTGACCAAGAACTCCTAAAGCCTAAGGCAGAAATTTTAGAGGTGCGTTTTATGTGCCAGGACACTCGAGCCTTTTTCCGGGTCTTTGGCTCTTGTAGCAGCACAGTTGAGATGTTAACTGGGAGGATTACAGTGTTTGTAGAGCAGTCCTCTATCCAAACCTGGAGCGATAGCTCTTTGCCTCCTCAGACGACCTTACTTCCATTTCCACCACAAAGACCTTCATACCATGACCTGGTTTTCCAGTGTGGCTGTGATAATACTACTGGTAGCCAGGCTGAAGCCAG GTATGTTTCTATAAAGCCTGATAACCGAAAGCTGGCCAATGGAACTAATGTGCTAGGACTCCTTGTGGACACTTTGCTAAAAGAGGGCTTCCACCTGGTGAGCACTAGAACTGTGTCCTCTGAAGATAATGTCGAATGCTACAACTTTGAAAGGATGAATAGGCTTGAAGACCTTACCATGAGTGAAAGAATGAAACCACAGCCCACTACTGCAGCCCAGCTGGTGCCAGTACagtctcagagaaagaaatga